From one Papio anubis isolate 15944 chromosome 12, Panubis1.0, whole genome shotgun sequence genomic stretch:
- the DCUN1D5 gene encoding DCN1-like protein 5 isoform X3: MCDCTEKLQNKFDFLRSQLNDISSFKNIYRYAFDFARDKDQRSLDIDTAKSMLALLLGRTWPLFSVFYQYLEQSKYRVMNKDQWYNVLEFSRTVHADLSNYDEDGAWPVLLDEFVEWQKVRQTS; this comes from the exons GTGTGACTgcacagaaaagttacaaaacaaaTTTGACTTTTTGCGCTCACAGTTGAATGATATTTCATCATTTAAGAATATCTACAGATATGCCTTTGATTTTGCAAGG gaTAAAGATCAGAGAAGCCTTGATATTGATACTGCTAAATCTATGTTAGCTCTTCTGCTTGGGAGGACATGGCCACTGTTTTCAGTATTTTACCAGTACCTGgag CAATCAAAGTATCGTGTTATGAACAAAGATCAATGGTACAATGTATTAGAATTCAGCAGAACAGTCCATGCCGATCTTAGTAACTATGATGAAGATGGTGCTT ggCCTGTTCTTCTTGATGAATTTGTTGAGTGGCAAAAAGTCCGTCAAACATCATAG